A genomic stretch from Enterobacter dykesii includes:
- a CDS encoding DUF4123 domain-containing protein → MINYLEQPLQLADHQYAVIDRMRVPELPESWPHIELVSPMLAPQAHLYPWLISLHELPPGEWRTFMADLSRCADPTSPPTCVLLLSSQRPIKIVHNLLVNALFFKDAHQKGYILRYYDPRVLFHLHWMLNPWQLFNHLPAQEIPYWTFWLEGEWHTLAFPARVSCQPGDQTEIPLAQLQRSGQINLTLEKLPRNVNMAQRQESSRKIDALLVQAMTCGLPTQEDRIAFALHGLVQPEGFWMAPKMAAFLAQSRQAPDYYRDVTSNWDEHLWQEMTQMQPYNNAWNN, encoded by the coding sequence ATGATTAATTACCTGGAGCAGCCTTTGCAACTGGCGGACCATCAATATGCAGTTATTGACCGCATGCGGGTGCCAGAACTGCCTGAAAGCTGGCCGCATATTGAACTGGTTTCGCCGATGCTGGCACCACAGGCCCATCTTTACCCGTGGCTAATATCGTTGCATGAGCTTCCACCTGGCGAGTGGAGAACATTTATGGCAGACCTTTCACGGTGTGCAGACCCAACTTCACCGCCGACGTGCGTCCTTTTATTGTCCAGTCAGCGCCCGATTAAGATCGTACACAATCTGCTGGTTAATGCCCTGTTTTTTAAGGATGCACACCAAAAGGGATATATCCTGCGTTATTACGATCCGCGAGTGTTGTTTCATCTGCACTGGATGCTGAACCCATGGCAGTTGTTTAACCATCTACCCGCCCAGGAAATACCGTACTGGACATTCTGGCTGGAGGGAGAGTGGCACACACTGGCGTTCCCGGCTCGAGTTTCTTGCCAGCCCGGAGACCAAACAGAAATTCCGCTAGCGCAATTACAGCGTAGTGGACAGATAAACCTTACTCTGGAAAAACTGCCACGCAATGTCAATATGGCACAGCGCCAGGAAAGCAGTCGAAAAATAGATGCATTGCTTGTGCAGGCAATGACATGTGGACTGCCCACTCAGGAAGATCGTATTGCATTTGCGCTGCATGGATTAGTGCAGCCAGAAGGTTTCTGGATGGCTCCGAAGATGGCGGCATTTCTGGCACAGTCCCGACAGGCTCCTGACTATTATCGTGATGTAACCAGTAACTGGGATGAACATCTCTGGCAGGAGATGACCCAAATGCAGCCTTATAATAATGCATGGAACAATTAA
- a CDS encoding DUF2345 domain-containing protein, which yields MTAVKRQLSDALSLAESLSSLLETANIDSLDNDTQQSFLQQSVDALQQPVIVAGAPAGIALSTPQHIQFSANQNQILTAGGNTEISALKRIALVAKKAVVVFAHEMGMKLVAAAGKIEMHAQTDGLDITAAKGLTITSTEDEILITAKKKITVQCGGSYLTIDPTKIEHGTQGEFKVKSADFDYAGPAKLNVPYPKFTACESMSSEASGQGDATIPLS from the coding sequence ATGACAGCGGTTAAACGCCAGCTATCCGACGCCCTGTCTTTGGCTGAATCACTCTCCAGTCTCCTGGAAACTGCAAATATCGATTCACTGGATAATGACACACAACAAAGTTTCTTACAGCAAAGTGTGGATGCCCTGCAACAGCCGGTGATTGTGGCGGGTGCACCCGCAGGAATTGCACTTTCTACGCCTCAGCATATTCAGTTCAGTGCTAACCAGAATCAGATATTAACTGCAGGCGGGAATACGGAAATATCAGCGCTAAAACGTATTGCATTAGTCGCGAAAAAAGCGGTGGTGGTGTTTGCTCACGAGATGGGAATGAAACTGGTTGCGGCGGCGGGGAAAATCGAAATGCATGCCCAGACTGATGGGCTTGATATCACAGCCGCGAAAGGGTTAACCATTACGAGTACCGAAGATGAAATCCTTATCACGGCGAAAAAGAAAATCACTGTGCAGTGTGGTGGTTCCTATCTGACCATTGACCCGACCAAAATTGAACACGGCACCCAGGGCGAGTTTAAGGTAAAAAGTGCTGATTTTGACTATGCGGGGCCAGCGAAACTGAACGTTCCCTACCCAAAATTCACCGCCTGTGAATCCATGTCTTCAGAAGCTTCAGGCCAAGGTGATGCGACCATACCATTGAGTTAA
- the tssH gene encoding type VI secretion system ATPase TssH codes for MENPAILLRRLNPYCARAMEGAASLCQTRTHAEILPEHWLLKLLEQGEGDLTVLARRYEWDMDGIWQDLLGWLDRQPRSVRHRPQLSNDIQTLMQQAWLLASLNGEEHIRSVHLLMALVEKPKLARCDGLWPLLTLGQSQLERLRPLLDAQSDERPEMQREAELAQSHGGEVEFVGRPAGMEMEEGELSPALQKALDKFTLDVTAKAKEGKIDPVFGRDTEIRQMVDILSRRRKNNPILVGEPGVGKTALVEGLALRIAEGNVPESLKTVTLRTLDLGLLQAGAGVKGEFEQRLKNVIDAVQQSSSPVLLFIDEAHTIIGAGNQAGGADAANLLKPALARGELRTIAATTWSEYKQYFERDAALERRFQMVKVDEPDDDTACLMLRGLKSRYAEHHNVHITDDAVRAAVTLSRRYLTGRQLPDKAVDLLDTAAARVRMCLDTVPEQLTCIRSQITSLEMEKQALLEDIAVGNQSHGERLTVIEQEENALIVALDELETQYGQELKLTEQLLESRQDISRQSETRMLQQELNGIQHSNPLLSVDVDVRTVANVIADWTGVPLSSLMKDEQTELLTLENEIDKRVVGQDVALEAIAQRLRAAKTGLTSENGPQGVFLLVGPSGVGKTETALALADVIYGGEKSLITINLSEYQEPHTVSQLKGSPPGYVGYGQGGILTEAVRKRPYSVVLLDEVEKAHRDVMNLFYQVFDRGFMRDGEGREIDFRNTVILMTSNLGSDHLMQLLDEQPEASEGDLHELLRPILRDHFQPALLARFQTVIYRPLSEAAMRTIVEMKLSQVSKRLHRHYGLTTQIDESLYDALTTACLLPDTGARNVDSLLNQQILPVLSQQLLTHMAARQKPASLRLSWSDEEGIGLEFDRIQGVNA; via the coding sequence ATGGAAAATCCAGCCATCCTGTTACGTCGTCTGAACCCTTACTGTGCCCGAGCGATGGAAGGCGCAGCTTCGCTCTGTCAGACCCGCACCCATGCGGAAATTTTGCCGGAGCACTGGCTGCTGAAGCTGCTGGAGCAGGGGGAAGGTGATCTGACGGTGCTGGCGCGTCGCTATGAATGGGATATGGATGGCATCTGGCAGGATTTGCTGGGTTGGCTCGACAGACAACCTCGCTCCGTGCGCCATCGGCCCCAGCTCTCAAATGACATCCAGACTTTGATGCAGCAAGCCTGGCTACTTGCCTCACTCAATGGCGAGGAGCACATTCGCAGCGTCCATCTGCTGATGGCCCTGGTGGAAAAACCGAAACTGGCGCGTTGTGACGGCCTGTGGCCGTTGTTAACGCTTGGTCAGAGCCAACTGGAGCGCCTGCGACCTTTGCTGGATGCGCAATCGGATGAACGTCCGGAAATGCAGCGCGAAGCCGAGCTGGCACAGAGCCACGGTGGTGAGGTGGAGTTTGTCGGGCGCCCGGCTGGTATGGAAATGGAAGAGGGGGAGCTGAGCCCTGCGCTGCAGAAAGCGCTGGATAAATTTACCCTCGATGTCACCGCCAAGGCTAAGGAAGGGAAGATCGATCCTGTGTTTGGCCGTGACACGGAAATCCGCCAGATGGTGGACATCCTTTCTCGTCGTCGCAAAAACAACCCGATTCTGGTCGGCGAGCCGGGTGTGGGGAAAACCGCACTGGTTGAAGGTCTGGCGCTGCGTATTGCCGAGGGTAATGTGCCTGAATCCCTGAAAACGGTCACTCTCCGCACCCTTGATCTGGGTCTGCTGCAGGCTGGCGCGGGCGTGAAAGGTGAGTTCGAACAGCGGCTGAAAAACGTCATCGATGCGGTGCAGCAATCATCGTCCCCGGTCCTGCTATTTATTGATGAAGCGCATACTATCATCGGCGCGGGCAACCAGGCGGGTGGCGCAGATGCGGCCAACCTGCTGAAACCGGCGCTGGCGCGTGGCGAACTGCGTACTATTGCGGCCACCACCTGGTCTGAATACAAACAATATTTCGAACGCGACGCGGCCCTGGAGCGTCGTTTCCAGATGGTAAAAGTGGATGAGCCTGACGATGACACCGCCTGCCTGATGCTCCGTGGACTGAAATCCCGCTATGCCGAACACCACAATGTGCATATTACCGACGATGCGGTTCGTGCGGCAGTTACTCTTTCGCGTCGTTATCTGACGGGCCGCCAGTTGCCGGATAAGGCGGTTGACCTGCTCGACACCGCCGCAGCGCGCGTCCGCATGTGCCTCGACACGGTGCCGGAACAGCTGACCTGCATTCGCTCGCAGATTACCTCTCTTGAAATGGAGAAGCAGGCACTGCTGGAGGATATTGCTGTCGGCAATCAGAGCCATGGTGAACGCCTGACCGTCATTGAGCAGGAAGAGAACGCTCTTATCGTTGCTCTCGATGAGCTTGAAACTCAGTACGGGCAGGAACTGAAACTTACCGAACAACTGCTGGAAAGCCGCCAGGATATCTCCCGTCAGAGCGAGACGCGCATGCTGCAGCAGGAACTGAACGGCATTCAGCACAGCAATCCGCTGCTTTCCGTGGACGTGGATGTCCGCACCGTTGCCAACGTGATTGCCGACTGGACAGGCGTGCCGCTGTCATCGCTGATGAAAGATGAGCAGACCGAACTGCTGACCCTTGAAAATGAAATCGATAAACGTGTGGTCGGGCAGGATGTGGCGCTCGAGGCCATCGCCCAGCGTCTGCGTGCTGCAAAAACGGGTCTCACATCCGAGAATGGCCCGCAGGGCGTGTTTCTGCTTGTTGGACCGAGCGGTGTTGGCAAAACCGAAACCGCGCTTGCGCTGGCCGATGTCATATACGGTGGTGAGAAGTCACTCATAACGATTAACCTTTCTGAATACCAGGAGCCGCACACGGTTTCCCAGTTGAAAGGCTCGCCGCCGGGCTACGTGGGTTACGGCCAGGGTGGTATCCTCACCGAAGCTGTGCGCAAGCGTCCGTACAGCGTGGTGCTGCTGGATGAAGTGGAAAAGGCGCACCGCGACGTGATGAACCTGTTCTACCAGGTTTTCGATCGCGGCTTTATGCGCGACGGTGAAGGGCGTGAAATCGACTTCCGCAACACCGTCATTCTAATGACCTCGAACCTCGGCAGCGATCACCTGATGCAACTGCTCGATGAACAGCCTGAGGCCAGCGAAGGCGATCTCCACGAGCTGCTGCGTCCGATCCTGCGCGATCACTTCCAGCCCGCGCTGCTGGCCCGCTTCCAGACCGTGATTTACCGCCCCCTCTCGGAAGCAGCCATGCGTACCATCGTGGAAATGAAACTCTCACAGGTCAGCAAGCGCTTGCACCGCCACTACGGGCTGACCACGCAAATTGACGAGAGTCTCTATGACGCGCTGACCACAGCCTGCCTGCTGCCGGATACGGGGGCGCGTAACGTTGATAGTCTGCTAAATCAACAAATTTTGCCGGTGCTGAGCCAGCAATTACTCACCCACATGGCCGCCAGGCAGAAACCAGCGTCGTTACGCCTTAGCTGGAGTGACGAGGAGGGGATCGGCCTGGAGTTTGATCGGATACAGGGAGTAAACGCATGA
- the hcp gene encoding type VI secretion system effector Hcp, which translates to MAIPVYLWLKDDGGADIKGSVDVQDREGSIEVVAQEHNLYIPTDNNTGKLTGTRIHTPFLFTKEIDSSSPYLYKAVTTGQTLKSAEFKWYKINDAGQEVEYFNTKLENVKVVKVNPEMYDIKDPSKEKHNHLERVELRYEKITWTYKDGNIIHSDSWNERATA; encoded by the coding sequence ATGGCAATTCCTGTTTATCTTTGGCTGAAAGACGACGGCGGCGCGGACATTAAAGGGTCTGTTGACGTTCAGGATCGTGAAGGCAGCATCGAAGTTGTCGCTCAGGAGCATAACCTGTACATCCCGACTGACAACAACACCGGCAAGCTGACCGGTACCCGTATCCACACCCCGTTCCTGTTCACTAAGGAAATCGACTCGTCCAGCCCGTACCTGTACAAGGCGGTGACCACCGGTCAGACCCTGAAATCCGCTGAATTCAAGTGGTACAAAATCAACGACGCGGGTCAGGAAGTGGAGTACTTCAACACCAAACTGGAAAACGTGAAGGTAGTGAAAGTGAATCCTGAAATGTATGACATCAAGGATCCATCTAAAGAGAAGCACAACCACCTTGAACGCGTTGAACTGCGTTACGAAAAAATCACCTGGACCTACAAAGACGGCAACATCATTCATTCCGATTCCTGGAACGAACGCGCCACGGCGTAA